From the Anopheles stephensi strain Indian chromosome X, UCI_ANSTEP_V1.0, whole genome shotgun sequence genome, the window gtgtgcgtgtgagcgttggtgtgttgttgttggcagGTCATTGTTATGTTATGCACTCCGTGCGGAGCAGGTACTGCACTCCGCATCGTATGTAGAGCTCGTGTTCGGTTTGTTTCGTCTTGCTGCACCTGTGTGCGGACgcaggttgtgtgtgtgcgtgtgtgatgcAGTAGGTGGGGTGGGACTTTTCCAACCAACAGCACCTTCTAACgcactgtttttttgtttttttttgttgttgctttggcTCCGTTTTGGTCCGCCCACCAAAAACTGGGGAAAAATCTCTGCAAAACAATCTTCCCCGTCTGTGTTAAGAACTGATCGACTACGCGCAACCGATCTACGTGTGCCGGGAGGATCCACACTCGCGCCAGACCACCATCCGGGAGATTATACAGCGCGCCAACTCGAAGGAGGACTGGCCACAGATACTGATCTTTCCCGAAGGTACCTGCACGAATCGCACGTCGCTGATCAAGTTTAAGCCGGGTGCGTTCTATCCGGGCGTACCGATCCAGCCGGTTCTGATGCGCTACCCGAACAAGGTCGACACCGTCACCTGGACCTGGGAGGGTCCGAATGCGTGAGTATTGCTGCGACGGAATATCCGTTTTTACAATGAGTGTAACCGGTAACTCCATCTCCATTCTTCCACAGCATCCAGCTACTATGGCGCACACTGACACAATTCCACACGTTCTGCGAAATCGAGTTCCTGCCGGTGTACTACCCGAACGAGGCGGAGAAAGCAAATCCGAAGCTGTACGCAGACAACGTCCGCATGCTGATGGCGAAAGCGCTTGAGATCCCAATTTCGGACTACACCTTTGACGACTGCAAGCTGATGACGTTTGTCAAGAATGTCGGTATGCCCCATCCGGCCGCGATTGCCGATATCGAGAAGCTACGGAAAACGCTAAGGTAGCGCGAGACCTTACAACCGGGGGTGATCATCACTTACTTACGCTTACTTTACTTTTTCCCCTAGAATTGACGTTGCCGATCGGGAACGCAAGATTGTGACGAGCCAGCGTGAGTTTACCGATGCGAACAGTTTGCTCACGTACGCACAGTTCACCGCACAGATGCAGATCGATCCGGCACAGGAAGCGGCACAAAATCTATTTCATAAATTGTACAGGGTACGTAGGGGAGAACGACAACCGGTGCCACTTCGCCATTAATTCACGTCcatgtttgcttttcctttctgttttAGCCCGAATCACCCGACGTTATCGACTTCAGAGAGTATCTTTTACTCGCCTTATTTCTGGTCACACTGTACAAGCCGAAGTTAAACTTTGTTGAATCGCTTTTCCACGTGAGTAGTGTTCCCCGAGCTGACGACTACCATCACCGCAAGCACTAACGCTTCCGTTCATCCTCAAACTTTCAGCTGTACGGTGTCGGTGGACGGGTGGATCGTAATCAGCTACACGACACCCTGAAGCATCTCGTGCGCATTACGCGCAAAGAGGTGAACAGTATCTTCCTGCAGGCGGATCACGACAATCTTGGCACCATTGACTTCAGTACGTTCCGATACGGTGCGAGCGTCCTAAGCAGGTGGATGGGTGTAATAAACTCTTTCCCTTTCCGCTTCCAGATCAATTTCAACAAGCAATCGACCATAGCCCGCTACTGGCGAAGCTGCAGAAAAATAACGATCCCAACAACTTAAGACTGGGCTGATTCAATCGTCATCATTTACACCCACCCTACTGTTCTGCGGGTGTGTGTCCCCCTTCGACGTGACTCGGTCGGTTTCTTCGGGACGGGGGTGGGCGAACATTTCCTAGACGCGGTCGCGATACAGTAATGGAGAATCGCGGAATCTCAAACACACCTAGGGGTAGACAAACGCTTTCGGTAAATGTGCAGTGCATTTCGTATGCGTTGCGTGTGCGGAGTGCACCAACCAACGTAGCTTAAGAAGGATTCATTGTTTCCGAGCGAGTAGAGGTACACACTGCCGGCTGACACTCGGCGCCTGGCACAACTGTAATTAACCGTGTGTTCATCGTTGTGTTACGCGAACCAGTACTGACCGAAGCGGAGCAGTACTTTAATTTTAGCCCCCAACTATTGTTTTTGGACGCAGCGTTCGTTACTCAAGATTTGCGTTTATATCTTAATCATCAGCCTCCCCCTCCACCGACAATGAGTAAAAGGAACGATTTCAGGTTGCGTTTAGAGTTAGGTTTTCGGAAACTATTTTGGAATGCCAAATTGTGACGCGCGGATTAAATGCGCGCGCGTAGTCTCTGGTGGTGTTTAGCTTCAAGTGTTTGTAAGCGagcggcaaaacaaaaataccccctaacacaacaacaaacacgcacaggaacagcaacaacaacaacaaaaaagtcgtCAAGCGTCTAATCtaatcaaagaaccatatacattaacaaaacagaagcaaagGCATGATAATTCTAGCAAAATATTACTTATTAGATGGATaatgtgtggatgtgtgtgagcATGTCTCtgtatgtgtgggtgtgtatgaaattggggaggggggggggagaaatagcagcagcagcaaaaagcaaatacacacacacacacgcgcaaccCCATACTGGCAGGATAGTAAATGTGATAACGACAGAATACAGCACACAACTCTAACTAACAAACAGAAAGATGGTAAATGTCCACTAGCAAATCAAATTTGCAAAGCAATCTGTGTGTActcaagcaaaacaaaacaaaaatctgcacgcacaccaccacctccacctgTTTCAGCCTACAAAATGAAGAAGTCGCACAAATTTGCGTATAAtgcaccaagaaaaaaaagagggagagagagagagagagagaaagatattttgagtatttatttatttagtaaGTGTctaattgtgttttcttgcTGTGCAAAAACCCCTAGCCGGTCACGTGGCGCACATAATTGTTAGGAGCTAGTTAACTACAGCGGAatagggagaagaaaaactggAATACatacagaaacacacacacacacgcctacAATCCCCTGGAATAGGgggacgaaagaaaaaaagcaaaagcccACAGTACAGACGCAACAACTATAGTGAGATTTGCAAAGATTTTGTGCAAAGACAGTGCAAAGACCCAGCAAATTGATAGCTTGTTTGGTTTCGGGCTCGctatacaacaaaaaatgaaaaaatctacaaaatCTACTCCTCTGCGCGATCGGTTAAGATTTTCATGTGTTATTCATGTGTGTCcttaaaggaaaacaaaagcaaaaacaaaacaaaacaaacaagcagtgacaaacaaaatggagaaaaCTATTTagaagaaataataaaaaaatacacacacacaaaatggaaagtgaagttaaagtggattttaaaatcaaaattaacacacacacatacttaaCACCCGTGatacatagagagagagagagagagagagagagagagagagagagagagagagagagagagagagagagggttaTAAACAAATCGAAACACGTGTTAAGAAAGAATTTATATGGGATTATGGGATGGGTGACGTTTTTGTGTAGCGTTTGGGTGCTCTTAAGCTCAGGGCGGTCTGGTGGTTGATGTGATAagggcgccggtcttcatacggcaggacaccggggttcaaatcccatctagaccttCCTCcctccgtacgcagggcttggCTTGACTaccttcttatttttcttacttggcactacaaccttgagagaggtctcggcatgccatttctggctttctgtgacttgattttaccctgtACTCTAGCAAGGTAGACAgccctgtgtacggggagagacggtctggatgggatttgaaaccccggtgtcctgccgtgtgaagaccagcgccgttatcgcctcggccaccggaaccGCCCCAATCTAATTTCtttgcttcgggtaaaatcaagttatcTGATGGCAGTCCGAAACCTCTCGAGTttgttagtgccaaggaagaagaaggtctTTTAAGCGTTTTTCGAACCTACTTATTCCGAACCAGGATATTGAGTAGTTTCTTCTAGGCTATATATGTCTTCATTCTTGTCCGTAGTGCAGGATAATCAAGTACCTTGAACGGAGAGCAACAGGTCTTGGTCGGGGTTGCAATACCCCCAGGTGAATATTACGATCGGCAGGCATATTCCCTATTACGTTCCCTCATGATCTGTACGGATTCACACCAAAACAGTCAGACAGCTGAGAGTTTGGCAACTTCCGGGTGTGGTCCACTTCCACTCTGTCCCGGATGTGTGTATTTTGAAGGAAACCACTGTTCCATGGTCAAGAGCAGCAAGCCTCTGGCGAAACGTAGTAatcgttgaaaaaaaaaacattttttttccttcagttGGCAGTAATATACTCTCTCTACATATTCTATTTATATCGCGCTTTCCACCAATCGGTACCGCGTGACGTTGAGAATTTCCCACGCTCACGCGAGAGCCATTTCGCGCGCTCTTCGCGCTGACGGGATaaccttccttcttttttttttgttgttgtcttctcCCACCGCCAAACACATGACGTTATAGCGGAGCGCGGTTAGCCTGACTTTCTAAGACAGAACGCACCGCGACCCGTTCGAGACAACAGTGTGTGctacgcagcagcagcagcagcagcagcagcagttgccaTCTTGCGCTCAAACCAGACGTTATTTGTCATCCGGCAATGTGCTTCGTGCATTACCCTGGTCGGGTGTGAAACAATCGAGTGCGCAACAATTTTGCACATTTGGCAGTGTGAAAACGCGACATTGCGCGAACCTGCAATCAACTCTTCAGTGGTGAGGATGGACTTTCAACGATCAACGACCATCACGAGTACGGTCACTCGCATCCCGGAAGCTGAGTACGTGAACCCGTTCGTGCTCAAGCTAGATCTTGACGACCCATGGGAAAAGCGCAAGGTAGGTGtagagggagggggggagggaaggTCTGTCTACGTTTACTGGTTCAATTCGCACGTCCGATAACTTATCGTTCCTTGGCccggtttgtttgctgtttgtttgttttgcagacCTATCTCATGACGCTGCTGGTGCTCCCGATCCGTGCCGTGCTGATGGGTCTTTGTTTGGTGGTGGCGTGGGCGTTTGCCTCCATCGGGCTGTACGGGTTGACCGAGAAGGAGCGGCGCTCGATACCTATTTCCGGCTGGCGACGGTAGGTAGCGCTGGTAAAACAAACACCTTCCACGTGTTCAGCAGGCGAAGGATGGCGTCGATGGCCACATGGGTTCGGGTCGCCCGAAGCCTGACAAATCGTGTGGTTTTATGGCCACGCGGAACAAGGGGgaagaacgagagagagagagagagcatacAAGAGATACACAACAGCTGAGTAATCGAACGATACCGTGGCAGCCGGATCAGCCGAGTCTTGGCGGACCTTTGTACCCCGGCACGCACCGCATGCTTGTCGGCGCAGCGTTATCAGTGCAAAACGCACCAGCAAAACTGGATCGTAGCAGGGCTACTACAGCCTAAAAGGCAGCACGTTTCCTGTCCCTTCGCCCCGTCCTCCCCCCCCAAAACATGGTGGCGAGAGCGGGACAAAGCTATTTTTATAATAGCTCTCGCGTGTCAGAAAGTGGCGTGATCTGTTGTGCTCCGCGTGCTCAGACCGAACCctgagacacacacaaaaacaacaaacaaaccggcTTGCATGGGGTGCGCGCGCGCATTTTAACCCACTCGCGCACATTCTCTCAGCATCGAAAGAGAAAGGCAACcggcaagaaaaaacaaaaattgttgtTCATTGTGCTCTCGCGAAATCGCGCAAAGCGATTGTGTACCGTGGCCGACGTCTTTTGcaacaaatattttattaactttATTTTGTTCCTCGTTGGCGAGATGCTCTTTGGTACCCGGGTAGGTCCCCAGAATGTTGTGGACCTCGATGAGTAAGCTTCATCGTACTCGCTGCGCAAAACCGGGCCGCTTGGATGTCGCCAAACCAAACAATCGGACATATTTTTAGTacgctgtgtgtatgtgcacaATTGAAATGAGAATCAATGGTCTGTTGGTACACTCGCCAAGAATTGATGCGGTTTGGTAGCgatagggggaaaaaattaaaacgcaAAACAGGGACACATATTTACATAGGAACGCTCGACGGAGAAAGTTCTTAAGTTACGAAGATCGTAATGGGTAGAAACCTCACATAGGAATTACCTCCAAAAGACGAGCGAGATCAATATCTGAGTCTGCTGCAAACCTTAGACCTAGAAGCGATTTGGGATTTGTTGCACTTTGCTATTTTATTATGAACCCGTATCTATACTCTGGCCAATTAATATCCCAAAATATCTGATCAGTAGTGCTTGAAGACTTCATTAGAATTATTAGATGTGCTGTTTGGGAGATACGATGGATGAGGCAATAACGGAGtctccgtagtgaggactctCTATCCAGCTGCGTGATATCTTCAAAGCCTAGCAAATCATAACCAAGCAAGTCGTTAAACCAGGAAAAAGAAGATAGCTTAGATAGATTCCTTTTCATATAGTTTACTTACTTAGTTATCAGGccctacaaccgctttgcggtcttggcctgctgcaacaatcctcgataccgctcacggtttagcaccgtcgtctgccaatccgttatcccggccgttctggtggacgcatcaacgccatcattccatctcaatttgggcctcctctgtccgtgtggacgacctaaaaggactttacgggctgggtcgtccgttGTCCTTCTCATGACGATGGtaagatcaccgtacagctcgtagagctcgccattgtagcggctcctctattgtccttccacacatacgaaGGCctaaaatccttctgagcatcttcctctcgaacgcggctaagagggcttcgtcagttttggacagagtcaatgtctcagaggcgtactGTGAGtgctgggactataaatgttctgtacaatcccagtttcgtccgtcgcgacaggtatttagagtggagaagtttcctccaAGTTCATATAGTTTAAAGCCTAGTAATGTAAGACACAACATCTCTCATCTAAAGCTCCACACAACCTCCAAAGCTAACATATTCCAATACTTCTCATTGTAGGGAAATGCGTGAGATGACAGCACTGGCGATGCGATTGCTGTACTTCTTCGGATCATTTCACCGCATCAAGGTGAACGGTGTCTGTGCTTCACCCCGCGAGGCACCGATCGTAGTCGTTGGTCCACACTACAGTCTCTTCGACTCGATCGTGGTAGCATTCTGTGGCCCATCCACCGTGGTGGCGAAAAGTAAAGCCGCCGATCTACCCCTCATTGGCAGTAAGTGAGCACGCTCGAGCTAGTAAGAATACAGCATTCAGAAGCAATGATTTCGCTCTACTTTATCGTCCAGAAATCATTGACATCACACAACCGATCTACGTTTGCCGGGAGGATCCAAACTCACGCCACATCACACGCCATCTCATTATCGAGCGCGTCATCTCGAAGGAGGATTGGCCACAGATCCTTATCTTCCCGGAGGGAACCTGCAGCAACGGGCAGGCGGTGGTACAGTTCAAACCGGGTGCTTTCGGACCGGGACTCCCGGTGCAACCGGTGGCGATACGTTACACCAATCCAACCAACACCGTATCGTGGACGTGGGAGGGACCTGGAGTGTAagtgtgtttgctttgctcCCCCTCTCCGTAATATACACCGTCAGGCATTCACGTTACGCTTGATATCGTTTTGCAGACCGGTCCTGTTATGGCGCACGCTAACCGCGTTCCACACCGGGTTCGAGATTAACTTCCTGCCGGTGTACTACCCGAACGAGCAGGAGCGTAACGATGCGAAGCTGTACGCGCTCAACGTCCGCAACTACATTGCCCATTCGCTGGGAATTCCCGGTACCGAGCATGGCTACAATGACTGCAAGCTGATGAACTACATGATCGCCATCGGTATGCCGTACTACGCCTGGAGTCACGATATTGTCAAGATGCGTAAATGGCTGGGGTAATGCTAGAGCTTACAGAGCACGGTGCCTGGACAACGATCTATAACCTCCAAAATGCTCGTTCTCCTGTTACAGACTCGCTGATGGAACGGTGGAGCAGAATTTGGTAGACCAGGGCGTACCCTTTACGGAGAAAAATTCGCTCATCGCGTTGGATGAGTTTGCTCGCCGATTAAACATTTCCGTGGAGAATGATTCGACGAgaattcttttcaaaatattcaACAAGGTACGATGGGCGCGAAGAGTGGTTTTGATAAACCTTCAACTTTAATTGTTCTTTCATCATCAGGACAATGACAGTGCAGGATTGATAGACTTCAGAGAATATCTATTGCTTGCCCTGTTTCTGTCTGGCTTGGGCAAACCAAAACTCGACTTATTGAAGCTTCTGTTTAAGGTAGGTACGCGGCAGGTTTGAAGATGGGACCTGAAATATCTAGCCTTTGCATTTCTGATGTATTTTTACAACAGCTATACGGTGTGGAGCGTGATCTGATAACAAGGGAGGGACTGTACCTAGCAGTAAAGCACCTATCTACCATTACACCGGAACAGTGTGATAAGCTATTCGTTAAGGCGGACACCACCAAT encodes:
- the LOC118515758 gene encoding lysophosphatidylcholine acyltransferase isoform X4; this translates as MEAPAASAYRARDAHPIPVRLVQLHPVQGGAGLAKGSARYLCGAPYRILRFRLRRPVWTVGRRRQVRDGFATILWKCLKRPLGEFATLAYTCAGLGITIRGRQASRTEAPVLVVSPHSSFLDAVIIYLTGLSSPLVRNADRNLGKLIDYAQPIYVCREDPHSRQTTIREIIQRANSKEDWPQILIFPEGTCTNRTSLIKFKPGAFYPGVPIQPVLMRYPNKVDTVTWTWEGPNAIQLLWRTLTQFHTFCEIEFLPVYYPNEAEKANPKLYADNVRMLMAKALEIPISDYTFDDCKLMTFVKNVGMPHPAAIADIEKLRKTLRIDVADRERKIVTSQREFTDANSLLTYAQFTAQMQIDPAQEAAQNLFHKLYRPESPDVIDFREYLLLALFLVTLYKPKLNFVESLFHLYGVGGRVDRNQLHDTLKHLVRITRKEVNSIFLQADHDNLGTIDFNQFQQAIDHSPLLAKLQKNNDPNNLRLG
- the LOC118515873 gene encoding lysophosphatidylcholine acyltransferase-like, whose product is MDFQRSTTITSTVTRIPEAEYVNPFVLKLDLDDPWEKRKTYLMTLLVLPIRAVLMGLCLVVAWAFASIGLYGLTEKERRSIPISGWRREMREMTALAMRLLYFFGSFHRIKVNGVCASPREAPIVVVGPHYSLFDSIVVAFCGPSTVVAKSKAADLPLIGKIIDITQPIYVCREDPNSRHITRHLIIERVISKEDWPQILIFPEGTCSNGQAVVQFKPGAFGPGLPVQPVAIRYTNPTNTVSWTWEGPGVPVLLWRTLTAFHTGFEINFLPVYYPNEQERNDAKLYALNVRNYIAHSLGIPGTEHGYNDCKLMNYMIAIGMPYYAWSHDIVKMRKWLGLADGTVEQNLVDQGVPFTEKNSLIALDEFARRLNISVENDSTRILFKIFNKDNDSAGLIDFREYLLLALFLSGLGKPKLDLLKLLFKLYGVERDLITREGLYLAVKHLSTITPEQCDKLFVKADTTNRGLISFEQFERSINCHPILLDLQELNEPKPFAAPQQTNTS
- the LOC118515758 gene encoding lysophosphatidylcholine acyltransferase isoform X1, with product MAATAEKEPPATTVPEAATVAGGVTAAPSRGAGDSKRNNQTANNQPDEIHYVNPFVHKLVWDDPVDKAKTALLTVILLPFRVVLILVCLVVAWALANIGLYGLSKEDLRNKPLAGWRRQLRQLTALVMRTLFLFGSFNYIRYKGVRASPKEAPVICVAPHTAFYDSVCVVLFGPSAVVAKYETASLPFFGKLIDYAQPIYVCREDPHSRQTTIREIIQRANSKEDWPQILIFPEGTCTNRTSLIKFKPGAFYPGVPIQPVLMRYPNKVDTVTWTWEGPNAIQLLWRTLTQFHTFCEIEFLPVYYPNEAEKANPKLYADNVRMLMAKALEIPISDYTFDDCKLMTFVKNVGMPHPAAIADIEKLRKTLRIDVADRERKIVTSQREFTDANSLLTYAQFTAQMQIDPAQEAAQNLFHKLYRPESPDVIDFREYLLLALFLVTLYKPKLNFVESLFHLYGVGGRVDRNQLHDTLKHLVRITRKEVNSIFLQADHDNLGTIDFNQFQQAIDHSPLLAKLQKNNDPNNLRLG
- the LOC118515758 gene encoding lysophosphatidylcholine acyltransferase isoform X2 produces the protein MAATAEKEPPATTVPEAATVAGGVTAAPSRGAGDSKRNNQTANNQPDEIHYVNPFVHKLVWDDPVDKAKTALLTVILLPFRVVLILVCLVVAWALANIGLYGLSKEDLRNKPLAGWRRCLKRPLGEFATLAYTCAGLGITIRGRQASRTEAPVLVVSPHSSFLDAVIIYLTGLSSPLVRNADRNLGKLIDYAQPIYVCREDPHSRQTTIREIIQRANSKEDWPQILIFPEGTCTNRTSLIKFKPGAFYPGVPIQPVLMRYPNKVDTVTWTWEGPNAIQLLWRTLTQFHTFCEIEFLPVYYPNEAEKANPKLYADNVRMLMAKALEIPISDYTFDDCKLMTFVKNVGMPHPAAIADIEKLRKTLRIDVADRERKIVTSQREFTDANSLLTYAQFTAQMQIDPAQEAAQNLFHKLYRPESPDVIDFREYLLLALFLVTLYKPKLNFVESLFHLYGVGGRVDRNQLHDTLKHLVRITRKEVNSIFLQADHDNLGTIDFNQFQQAIDHSPLLAKLQKNNDPNNLRLG
- the LOC118515758 gene encoding lysophosphatidylcholine acyltransferase isoform X3; the protein is MQECIGKESRYSVCVCVIWCEDLPCKRRRNEEAPVNLQGLRTALLTVILLPFRVVLILVCLVVAWALANIGLYGLSKEDLRNKPLAGWRRQLRQLTALVMRTLFLFGSFNYIRYKGVRASPKEAPVICVAPHTAFYDSVCVVLFGPSAVVAKYETASLPFFGKLIDYAQPIYVCREDPHSRQTTIREIIQRANSKEDWPQILIFPEGTCTNRTSLIKFKPGAFYPGVPIQPVLMRYPNKVDTVTWTWEGPNAIQLLWRTLTQFHTFCEIEFLPVYYPNEAEKANPKLYADNVRMLMAKALEIPISDYTFDDCKLMTFVKNVGMPHPAAIADIEKLRKTLRIDVADRERKIVTSQREFTDANSLLTYAQFTAQMQIDPAQEAAQNLFHKLYRPESPDVIDFREYLLLALFLVTLYKPKLNFVESLFHLYGVGGRVDRNQLHDTLKHLVRITRKEVNSIFLQADHDNLGTIDFNQFQQAIDHSPLLAKLQKNNDPNNLRLG